A single genomic interval of Candidatus Sulfotelmatobacter sp. harbors:
- the recA gene encoding recombinase RecA has translation MADERVKAIDLAVSQIEKQFGKGSIMRLGSKEAIVPISVISTGSISVDAALGVGGFPRGRVIEVFGPESSGKTTLTLQVIAEAQKAGGMAAFVDAEHALDPAYAKKLGVDVDNLLVSQPDYGEQALEITEALVRSNAIDVLVVDSVAALVPKAELDGEMGDSHMGLQARLMSQALRKLTGTVSKSHTCLIFINQIREKIGVMFGNPETTTGGKALKFYSSVRIDIRRISAIKDGDLVIGSRTKVKIVKNKVAAPFRDAEFDILYGEGISREGDLLDLAANSNIVEKSGSWYSYKGERIGQGRENARQFLKDNKDVMLKIDAEVRKSLGLTGASAAPAAVPAVPTNGAAGRVTAMPAAPEPVKAPIVAARR, from the coding sequence ATGGCGGATGAACGCGTAAAAGCGATTGATCTCGCGGTATCACAGATCGAAAAACAATTCGGCAAAGGCTCGATCATGCGGCTGGGATCGAAGGAAGCGATCGTGCCCATTTCCGTGATTTCGACCGGGTCGATCTCGGTGGATGCGGCGCTGGGGGTGGGTGGGTTTCCGCGGGGGCGCGTGATTGAAGTCTTCGGGCCGGAATCTTCCGGCAAGACCACGCTGACTTTGCAGGTGATTGCCGAGGCGCAGAAGGCCGGAGGCATGGCTGCTTTTGTCGATGCCGAACACGCGCTCGATCCGGCATACGCGAAGAAGCTTGGGGTGGATGTCGACAACCTGCTGGTCTCGCAGCCCGACTATGGCGAGCAGGCGCTGGAGATTACCGAGGCGCTGGTGCGGTCGAATGCCATCGACGTGCTGGTGGTGGATTCGGTGGCGGCGCTGGTCCCCAAGGCCGAACTGGACGGCGAAATGGGCGACAGCCACATGGGCTTGCAGGCGCGGCTGATGTCGCAGGCGCTGAGGAAGCTGACCGGGACGGTCTCCAAGTCGCACACTTGCCTGATTTTCATCAACCAGATCCGGGAAAAGATCGGCGTAATGTTTGGCAATCCTGAAACCACGACCGGCGGAAAAGCGCTGAAGTTTTATTCTTCGGTGCGTATCGATATTCGCCGTATCTCCGCCATCAAAGATGGCGACCTGGTAATTGGCTCGCGCACCAAGGTGAAAATCGTGAAGAACAAGGTGGCCGCGCCTTTTCGCGATGCCGAATTCGACATCCTCTACGGCGAGGGCATTTCGCGCGAGGGCGACCTCCTGGATCTGGCAGCCAACAGCAACATCGTGGAGAAATCCGGCTCATGGTACAGCTACAAGGGCGAGCGCATCGGCCAGGGCCGCGAGAATGCGCGCCAATTCCTGAAAGACAACAAAGACGTCATGCTTAAGATTGACGCCGAGGTGCGTAAATCGCTGGGCTTGACGGGAGCGTCCGCTGCTCCCGCGGCTGTCCCGGCTGTGCCCACGAATGGGGCGGCGGGTCGCGTGACGGCCATGCCGGCCGCGCCGGAGCCGGTGAAAGCCCCGATTGTAGCGGCACGGCGCTAA
- the coaD gene encoding pantetheine-phosphate adenylyltransferase, with protein MNKGTAVYPGSFDPPTNGHLDLIERGSKIFEELVVAILRNSEKTPMFSVAERLEMLRELTADLKNVRLDTFDGLMVEFAKSIDAKCVLRGIRAISDYEYELQMALMNRKLEPTLETVFMMPADKYSYVSSRLVREVAQAGGPVKGLVPEVVEQKLREKLDPAYKLRDAELVELPRKRKKKA; from the coding sequence TTGAATAAGGGCACGGCGGTTTATCCCGGGTCGTTTGATCCGCCCACTAATGGGCACCTCGATCTGATTGAGCGGGGCAGCAAGATTTTTGAAGAGCTGGTCGTGGCGATTCTCCGCAACTCGGAGAAGACGCCGATGTTTAGCGTGGCGGAGCGATTGGAGATGCTGCGCGAACTGACGGCCGATCTCAAGAACGTTCGACTGGATACGTTCGACGGGCTGATGGTGGAGTTCGCCAAATCGATCGACGCGAAGTGCGTGCTGCGGGGCATCCGGGCGATCAGCGACTACGAGTATGAGTTGCAGATGGCTCTGATGAATCGCAAACTTGAACCGACGCTGGAAACGGTGTTCATGATGCCGGCCGACAAATATTCGTATGTGAGTTCGCGGCTGGTGCGGGAAGTGGCGCAGGCGGGCGGTCCGGTCAAGGGGCTGGTGCCGGAAGTAGTGGAGCAAAAACTGCGGGAAAAACTCGATCCCGCATACAAACTTCGGGACGCGGAATTGGTGGAACTCCCGAGGAAAAGGAAAAAGAAGGCATGA
- a CDS encoding pyridoxal phosphate-dependent aminotransferase, producing MTTASLTTETTGALLKLTERINRIEPSATMAVVAEADKLRSQGIDVVDFGAGEPHFATPQHIKDAAIAAIQGNFTKYTAVPGTAELRDAIVHRHAVDFDSDYRREEAIASTGGKHALFNAIQVLVDHGDEVILPVPYWVSFKDIVRYAGGNCVLLESDEAQGFRVTAEMVARLITPRTKAIILNSPSNPSGAVMSPEDMKEVVRLAHQRGIWVLSDECYVYLNYTGKNFSVGSLREYKERMVVLGSLSKTYAMTGWRLGYALAPVAVVSAMAKLQSQSTSNPTSIVQKAAVAALKGPQESVEQMRAEYIELRDYVVAGLRSIPGVACTLPEGAFYAYPNISSFLGTGGLKSASDVAGRLLREAHVATVPGEGFGTGAHIRVSYATSKAELDRGLERMRKFFAAL from the coding sequence ATGACCACCGCGAGCTTAACCACGGAAACGACGGGAGCGCTTTTGAAATTGACGGAAAGAATCAACCGCATTGAACCCTCGGCCACCATGGCTGTTGTGGCGGAGGCCGACAAGCTGCGTTCGCAGGGAATCGATGTGGTCGATTTTGGCGCGGGTGAGCCCCACTTCGCCACGCCGCAACACATCAAAGACGCTGCCATTGCCGCCATCCAGGGGAATTTTACGAAGTACACGGCTGTGCCCGGAACCGCCGAGTTGCGCGATGCCATTGTGCACCGGCACGCGGTAGATTTCGATTCCGATTATCGGCGGGAGGAGGCAATCGCCTCAACCGGGGGCAAACATGCCTTGTTCAATGCGATTCAAGTTCTGGTGGATCATGGCGACGAGGTGATTCTGCCGGTGCCGTACTGGGTGTCGTTCAAAGACATCGTGCGCTATGCGGGCGGGAATTGCGTACTGCTGGAATCGGACGAGGCGCAGGGATTTCGCGTGACGGCGGAGATGGTCGCGAGACTGATCACACCGCGGACGAAAGCGATCATCCTCAATTCGCCGTCGAATCCTTCGGGCGCCGTGATGAGCCCAGAAGACATGAAGGAAGTGGTTCGCCTGGCGCATCAACGCGGGATTTGGGTTCTGTCGGACGAATGCTACGTGTATCTGAACTACACGGGAAAGAATTTTTCCGTGGGATCGCTGCGCGAATATAAAGAGCGCATGGTGGTGCTGGGATCGCTGTCGAAAACTTATGCGATGACCGGCTGGCGACTGGGATATGCCCTGGCTCCAGTCGCAGTCGTGAGCGCGATGGCAAAGCTGCAAAGCCAGTCGACGTCGAATCCTACATCGATTGTGCAGAAGGCGGCGGTGGCCGCGCTGAAGGGGCCGCAGGAGTCCGTCGAGCAGATGCGGGCGGAGTACATTGAGCTGCGCGACTATGTCGTCGCCGGGCTGCGATCGATCCCGGGGGTGGCGTGCACGCTGCCGGAGGGCGCGTTCTACGCCTATCCAAATATTTCATCTTTCCTGGGAACGGGCGGCCTGAAATCGGCATCAGATGTGGCCGGACGTTTGTTGCGGGAAGCTCACGTAGCGACCGTGCCCGGAGAGGGGTTTGGCACCGGCGCACATATTCGGGTGTCGTATGCAACGTCGAAGGCTGAGTTGGATCGCGGGTTGGAGCGCATGCGGAAGTTTTTCGCGGCTCTGTAG